CGTAGATTCTAACCCGGGAAAGACTACTTTCTTAATACAGCTTCCATTATAAGTAATGCAATTATTTTGCATTATATATGCACTAATACTCATCCTATTGCTTTATCAGACTTTTACACTCTAATTCTATAATATATTAAATTGGAATACCTGATCAAAGCTACGTAGGGTTTTAAAATTACCTTTCGCCGTCAATTCACCTGACATAAATGCGCCTTGAAATGTTATTTTACCAAGAACTAATCGGTTCATGACACTGTGCGTCGTCTTAGCGATTACATCAGCATCCGATTTTTCTCCATAATAGCATTTAAGGCGTTTGTTTTGTATTTCTACAACTAAGATCTTATTAATGTCCGATATATTAATGGAGTAAGAAGCTGAAAAATCATCAATTGGATGGAAATTATCCTTTAAGTTCTTAATGAATTCCTGCCCACCTTCTTTATCCGAACCGTTATCAAGCATCTCTTTAAATAACTGCGTTAATTCCTCAATATCTTCCTTCTGCTTCTTCACATAGGTATCATCCGATACATACACAGATAACTGCTCGCTTTCCTGCGGTGTCAACGGTAAGGAACTGCTTCGCAATACATTTTGCTTGATTGCTGTATTACTTGTGGGAAGAACCTTGCGCTTTTGATGTATCACACGATAGAAGGACTCCGCCTTCTTCTCAATGATTCCCGCATAGTCGGAATTTGTTTCAAACTCCACGTGATCTTCAACATAGGCACTTAATCCGTTACAGGGAATTCCGCCCAGCATATCCCAGGCTTTAATAAGTGTGAGTTCTGCATCTCTTTCTCCATAGGTACTGGAGATAACCACCGGAAGCATATAAAGCTTACTCAGCTTCTCCTTGTCAGCATAAAGCCAGCAGGCATCCAGAAACTGCTGCATAAATCCACCTATTCCCATCCATTCCACGCTGGTTGCAAGAATAACTCCATCAACCTCCTTCAGTGTTTTAGGAAGCATGGAAATTGTGCTTTTTTCCTCATAAAGATTATATCTGGTTACCTGAACTCTGAGCTCCTCCAATACTTCTGTTAATTTACCGATAACGTAGAGAGTAGGATCTTCGATTAATCCCCTGCCACCATAATAAATATTTACTTTCATAAAATAGTCTCCTCCCAATATCACATACCATGTGTTATCTGGAAATCCATTCAAAACCTTATGTTCTGGAAGTACGGGATTTCCTGCTTTGTTCCATATACAAATACAGAATAATCATGAGTAATAAGCCTCCGACAAACCCGCCTATATGGGCTGCCTGATCAATCCTGCTATTAAAAATACCGCCATAGATACTTAATATAATAAATATTATAATCCTTGACGTACTAATTTCCTTAAACCTTCCTCTATGAACAATCACCTGAAAAAGCATTGCTCCTACAACCCCAAAGATTGCTCCAGAGGCTCCAATAGAGTAAACTGATTTTCCAAACTCAAATATACCATTCTCATTCCACATATTATAGCTTATGGAAGTAATCCCTGCAATAATCCCTGATCCAAAATATACTAGAAGATATCTGATTCTCCCGGTAATCCGCTCCAAATTATCCCCCACAAAGAGCAATATAATCATATTACTAAACAGATGATCCCAATCCGAATGCAAAAACATAGAAGTGATCAGCCGATAATATTCATGCTTTTCTTTCACGTAATACCAGGACAGGGCTCCGTTAAAAAACATATGCTCCTCTCCGCCAAATACATGTACATAGTGAAAGATAAGATAAATTAATATGTTGATAATAATCAGCGATGTATTTACCGGGGTAAAGGTTGCTAGGATACGAGAAGTATTATTCTTTATCGATGTCCATAAATCAGGTCTTGTTCCACCCGGAAGCATTTCTCCATTCTGTTCTGCCAGAAGGTGTTCCAGCAAGCTTCTAAGCTGGGCAAATTCTGAGGATTGTGTCTCATATAAAATGACTCGGCCTTCCCGGGTATCGATAATCCAGTGATTATCCTCCGACTCATCCAGAATCAAATGTTTTGCAATGTCTGGATTACCTGTAATAATCAAGCTAACCAGATGTAAAGCTACAGGATAGGTAGCTTTAAAATTATTCTTAACCTGCTGAAGGATATAATGATACTGTTCTTTTGTGAACTCATTCCCTCTTTCTGCGTGAATTACAGATACTACGTTAAGGCTACCCTCTTCCTCGAGATAAAAAAGATAGATTCCCTGTGTATTCGAAGAAATCTTACGGTAACCCATATTGACTAAGCTGTTACTTAATCTATCCTCAAACATTGTAAACAGTCCTATTCTAAATTATACTTCCCAATCAAATGAGCGAGTTACAGCTTTCTTCCAGCCTTGTAACAAGGAGCTTCTCCTATCCTCCGTCATATTGGGTTGGTACGTTTCCGCAAGTGCCCAGTTCGTTATGATCTCCTCTTTATCCTTCCAGAAACCAACTGCCAGGCCTGCAAGGTAAGCCGCTCCGAGTGCTGTCGTTTCAATACATACCGGTTTATGAACCGTCGTATCTAAGATGTCTGCCTGAAATTGCATTAGAAAGCGGTTTGCACAGGCTCCACCATCTACCTTTAACGATTTTAAACGGATATTAGAATCAGCCTCCATTGCCTTTAACACCTCATAGGTCTGATAAGCAATCGATTCTAACGTTGCTCGTATAATATGATCCCTATTGCATCCACGGGTAATTCCCACAATTGCACCTCTGGCATTCTGATCCCAATAAGGTGCTCCTAGCCCGGTAAACGCTGGAACTACATAGACTCCATTGGTGTCCTCTACCTGGCTGGCATATTTCTCACTCTCTGCAGCAGTTCTAATGAGCTGTAGCTCGTCCCTGAGCCATTGAATGGCTGCTCCGGCAACGAATACACTACCCTCCAGTGCATACTCCACTTCTGCTCCTGTTCCTGCTGCAATGGTAGTGAGTAGACCATGCCTTGATGTAATTGCTTCCTTTCCTGTGTTCATAAGCAGGAAACATCCGGTTCCATAAGTATTCTTCACTTCACCACTGCTAAAGCAGCACTGTCCAAATAACGCAGACTGTTGGTCCCCTGCTGCCCCGGCAATCGGAATTTCCTCCCCAAATAGGGAGCTGTCCGAATAGCCATACACACAGCTGGAAGGCTTCACTTCCGGTAGCATCTGTAAGGGGATATCCAGCTCTTCCAGTAATCTGGTATCCCAGGTTAGCTTCTTTATATCATATAGCATCGTTCTGGATGCATTCGTATAATCCGTTACATAAGTTTTTCCCTTTGTAAGATTCCAGATAATCCATGTATCCACGGTTCCGAACAGTAGCTCTCCTTCTTTCGCTTTCTCTCTGGCACCAGGTACATGATCCAATATCCATTTAATCTTAGTTCCCGAAAAATACGCATCAGGAATTAATCCTGTCTTTTCCTTGATATAGGGTTCCAGCCCCTTTGCCTTTAATTCCTCGATCATATCAGCCGTTCTTCTGCATTGCCATACAATCGCATTATGAACTGGTTGCCCTGTATGCTTATTCCACACGATAGTCGTTTCACGCTGATTGGTAATTCCTATTGCAGCAATTTCCTTCGCATCAATCCCAAGCTTGGCCATAGCCTCTGTCGCTACTGATATCTGTGATGACCATATCTCCATTGGATCATGCTCCACCCATCCCGGCTTTGGATATACCTGGGTGAACTCTTTCTGCGCAACACTTTTCATATTTCCCTGTTTATCAAAAATAATGCATCTTGAACTGGTGGTTCCCTGGTCGAGTGCCATAATATATTGTTTCATAGCTCCTGTTCTCCATTTCTAATGATATTTTCCCAGTGAAATTCCGTATAATCTCACCTTTATTCCATCTTCATGAGTGAACTGATTACTTATTTTTATCTGGCATCTTTAATGGATATCACAATGACTGATATTGCTGCGATCACAAGAATGATATCCAGTATGAGCAACACCCCATAAAAGAACTTATTCACAAATTTATCATCCCGTTTGTCCTTCCATTGAAATGCAGTATTAAATGTTAATACCGCAGAAAAAACCAAAAGCAATATTCCTTTAACTAATGCATTATTAATGAAGTTTGCAATCACTAAGAACAGTATCATTACTATAGCGTGCAAAACATCATATCGTCTCTTCATATCAACCCTCCAGTTATTATAAGCACTGATTTATTCTATTTTACACTTTTATCCCATTATTTACAATGCTTTTTAGGTACTAAGTTACTCTTGGTTACTCTTTATGGTAACGAAGAACTGATAGCCTGGAACAGGAATATATCCGCCGTGGAGCCGTTTTCACTAAGTTGCACTGCATAACGGTACATAGGACTCTAAATAACAGAGTCCAAGTACCGATAATCGTAAATTCTTCACCTTTATGTATGTCATCTATAACCAGACAAGTTTATTTC
The nucleotide sequence above comes from Variimorphobacter saccharofermentans. Encoded proteins:
- the glpK gene encoding glycerol kinase GlpK, producing MKQYIMALDQGTTSSRCIIFDKQGNMKSVAQKEFTQVYPKPGWVEHDPMEIWSSQISVATEAMAKLGIDAKEIAAIGITNQRETTIVWNKHTGQPVHNAIVWQCRRTADMIEELKAKGLEPYIKEKTGLIPDAYFSGTKIKWILDHVPGAREKAKEGELLFGTVDTWIIWNLTKGKTYVTDYTNASRTMLYDIKKLTWDTRLLEELDIPLQMLPEVKPSSCVYGYSDSSLFGEEIPIAGAAGDQQSALFGQCCFSSGEVKNTYGTGCFLLMNTGKEAITSRHGLLTTIAAGTGAEVEYALEGSVFVAGAAIQWLRDELQLIRTAAESEKYASQVEDTNGVYVVPAFTGLGAPYWDQNARGAIVGITRGCNRDHIIRATLESIAYQTYEVLKAMEADSNIRLKSLKVDGGACANRFLMQFQADILDTTVHKPVCIETTALGAAYLAGLAVGFWKDKEEIITNWALAETYQPNMTEDRRSSLLQGWKKAVTRSFDWEV
- a CDS encoding rhomboid family intramembrane serine protease, which translates into the protein MFEDRLSNSLVNMGYRKISSNTQGIYLFYLEEEGSLNVVSVIHAERGNEFTKEQYHYILQQVKNNFKATYPVALHLVSLIITGNPDIAKHLILDESEDNHWIIDTREGRVILYETQSSEFAQLRSLLEHLLAEQNGEMLPGGTRPDLWTSIKNNTSRILATFTPVNTSLIIINILIYLIFHYVHVFGGEEHMFFNGALSWYYVKEKHEYYRLITSMFLHSDWDHLFSNMIILLFVGDNLERITGRIRYLLVYFGSGIIAGITSISYNMWNENGIFEFGKSVYSIGASGAIFGVVGAMLFQVIVHRGRFKEISTSRIIIFIILSIYGGIFNSRIDQAAHIGGFVGGLLLMIILYLYMEQSRKSRTSRT
- a CDS encoding SCP2 sterol-binding domain-containing protein, translating into MKVNIYYGGRGLIEDPTLYVIGKLTEVLEELRVQVTRYNLYEEKSTISMLPKTLKEVDGVILATSVEWMGIGGFMQQFLDACWLYADKEKLSKLYMLPVVISSTYGERDAELTLIKAWDMLGGIPCNGLSAYVEDHVEFETNSDYAGIIEKKAESFYRVIHQKRKVLPTSNTAIKQNVLRSSSLPLTPQESEQLSVYVSDDTYVKKQKEDIEELTQLFKEMLDNGSDKEGGQEFIKNLKDNFHPIDDFSASYSINISDINKILVVEIQNKRLKCYYGEKSDADVIAKTTHSVMNRLVLGKITFQGAFMSGELTAKGNFKTLRSFDQVFQFNIL